ataaatagcATATTACATATTTACAGGTGCGCTTGCTGCACGTACAAGGTGTGTTTATAAAATTGGGAAAGGGCATATATATAGTTAGAGTATACAATCATAGATGTGTATTTGGAGTAGTAAATACGAGTACATGGGTTAAACGATATAGATAGTGCTACCGAATGGTACTTTAATTGCACGTTTCAATATACAACTAATCAATTTTATCAGAActtattttaatcaaaaaacaaaaaaatagtaaaataattaaaggcAATCATCACACGCAGAAGACACAGTTCCAAGGTATTCTATAACAATCAAGTATCACTGAGAATATCCTTCAATATCGAGCTGGAGTTCCGCGTCGGCGCAAATTCGTTGCCGCTCATGTGCAGCGATTGCATTGGTGGCATTGCCGGCGaagggggcgtggcatgcATCGACTGCTCGCCactggttgctgttgttgctgccgctgaagttgctgctgctgttgatggtgctgctgctgatgcggcCACTGTTGTTGCATCTCCtcctgctcctgttgctgAGGACGCTGCAGACGTTGCCTCCGTTTGTTTGGCCAAGCTCAGCAGATTGGGTCGTGACTGCGCCGTCGATTGCGGCTGTGATTCCTGTTCCAGAAACTGGACAAAAGCCTGCAGCAGATTCTCATTGCCTGTAGCAGGGGGATATGCAAGTTAGTTGGGGTATGCAAGACGTAGTTCAATAGAAATAACTTTACCTGCGCTGGTCGAGGAGGAGCccccgccgccaccgccgagTATACTGCCCAGCCAGCTGCTCTGCGGCTTGTTGAGGCCCACCTTGTTAGCCTCCTGATCGTTAAAGTCCAGCAGGGTGGATATCATGCGCAGCACCTGCTGCTTATCACCCGCATGCCCGCTAACCACATAGCCGATGAGCAGGCTCTTGATGAGACTCTTGTCAATCTTGTCCGTCTGGCTGGACTCGCTGCTGCTGAGGCTCTGCTCCAGCTTGAGATTGGCTTCCTTAAGGCTGTCCACTGTGCGGAAAGTaccaaagaaaacaaattgcattcaGAACGTCTCGAATAATAAGCGCACAACTCTTAGCCTAAGAAGTATGCCAAGATCATAATTTAAAGCGTAACACATTGACACGGGGAGACGAGGAGGGCGCGCGCGTGTGCGaacataaacatttttgaaaggCGTGGCATGCGGTTAGTGCGCCCACTGCACGGCGTAGTATGACATAAGTACTGGTTGTTAGTTAAATGGCACACCAGTACCTGATGTAATACTCAACCGTACAGACGCTGATGCGGATGCTGATGCGGCTGTTGATGCGGCTGCTATTAATGTTGATGCGGCTGGCATTTGGCTAAGAGGCAGCTTCTCTGTTGGCTGAGtggctggttggctggttggctggGTGGCAGGGTGTCTGGGTCCGTCGGGTCTAGCTAATGGGGGCTGACTGTGTTGGCTGTGTGAGCCAAGCACACACGCAGtgcaaaagaaaattcaagctggcaaaactcaaaaatcgaatgcaaacaataacaaacaaattcagttaaatcaaatcaattatttAGCTGGCgggcaaaacaacaacaacaacaatagagcTAAAAAGAGTATATGCAAGTGTACGTagtacgtatgtatatatgtacgtggcataaatataaatatatatgcacatatatgtatatatttatagggtatatttatgtatgtggtGTCTGTGTATGCATTCAAGAATTAAGTTTTTACATTATGTGGCATAAGCTGCAATCTCGAGCAATCTCCAATTGCAAAGTGAGTGCGTCAAATACTTTAAAATCGCTCACATTTACAAATTGAGATTAATCAATGCTGCAGATAAGTTTAACAACAATATAGAGGAGgctgtatattttttgtttctctctctctctctctctctctgattTTTGACGTATTACGGATATACGGATATACGGGTTACGATAGCGGTCTAAAAAAAAACGCATTACAAACTCagaacatatataaataataagaaaataaatcataaaatacaaaattaaaactaacaacaaattgaaataatttagcATACATATGTTAAGAGTAAATATTGGcttacaatatatgtatatataaaacatagttaaataatgaaagaaataacaagcaggcaacagcaaagtacaatatcaaaataaatcatatatataacacATAACTCGGGTATAACTTGGAACCAGTGTGCAGAAaattagctaaaaataaaaatacaaggaAACATACTGCAATATACTAGCAAATAATACCACAAATATAGCCTACTATTTTCCacattttttaacaaatttttaaagtaattttcaattttatttttattctctcttttttttgccTCTGCACAGTGGTTCCAGTACACGATATCTATACACTAAAAATCGAAGCTACAAatcaaaactgaaaattacaattaatcaaataataaaaataaataaataaacagtttAGTTTACAACATAAAAGGCAGATATATAGAAGaagttttgtgtttgtgtgtaccAGCAACAGGAAGTGAGAAGTGTTTTAGGGATCGGGCGATCGGGGGATCGAGCCGAACGGACGGACGTGTTTTTAGTAGTGAGGTTTAGCTGATTGGAATATGTGTTCCGGATTGGGTTTACCTGCTCTATGGACCAACTTAGGGTTACAGCCAATATAGCCACATGCCGTAGGTGCGATTGAATTTgtgtgtacttttttttttttttttttaattttattttgtttttggtttttctttttttttcagattcgattttatttgtattattcttctgttatttttttttgcgcttggtgataaaatgcaattcaaaAAAGTCGATACCAACTGAAATTCCGAGTGTTTCATATTTAGGCATTGCTCCCAGAATTACCAGCTGATATTTACCTTTGAGAATCGGGTGAGGTGACATCTTGTACTTTCTCTCTCACGCTCACAGCCATactcatgcacacacacacacacacacacacactcacacacacacgttcacacacactcaaacacataCGCTCTCTAAACATTTAACATTCAAATAGAACTTGGTGCGAGTTTATGCGTGAGATCAAGTAAATAGTTAACAggtttaatatatatagtattcaGGCCAGTGTAAGCCATGATGTGAATCGTGGGTTAAGTACATGCCGATAACTGAGTGGTAATTGAAGGGATTTGCTTAGTCAATAAAttggtatttgtattttttttttctctttttctttttatctttttgtttaattataacTTGAAAATTGAATATGCAGGGTAGTGCGATTTTAGATACACGAACGGTAGCCGACTTTTTTGGGTTAGTCAAAATCCATTGGCCTGCTTGCTCGGAGTGCATAGACTCACCTTCGTCACGGAGCACGGCTATGGTTTGCTGTCCAGCCTCCAGCTGATCGGAGAGCCGGGACGCGGCACGCAGTCCCTGATTGGCATCGGCCAATTGCTGTTGCAATCCATTGATCTCCGACTGCAGCTGGgcctgctgctccagctgtgCCTGCATCTCGCGGCGCATCCGCTGCGTAGCCGTTGCAATGTCATGCTCCTTGTCtggaatatatttgaatacagCTGTTGGACTTGAGAACTTGTCATTTGTAAGACTCTTACCATTCTGGAACTGTTCCAGTGCGCACTGCAGATTGGTTAGGGCCGCCTGTTGTCGTTGTTCGCGGTCTTCATGTTGGCCCAGCTTGGCAAGTAGTTCGTCGCGCTGTTGCAAGAGCAGCACGTGCTGTGCCTGCAAGGTCTCCGCCTGTTGGTTAGCTCTTATGCTGTTTTGAGAGTAAAAATAGTTAAACACAAGATTAGCTCACAGTTGGCGATTTGAATTGAGCCAGAGGAAATTAGTTGAgcaattaatatattaaatgcaCGTCATATAAAAGCCAAACTCTAATATTTCATTGCCTTTAATGTAAATAACTAAAGCTGTTAGCTTAAGTTGGAAAGCTGCTCTTAAAATTGTAGCCTTTCACTTCCAAAGTACATTTGattcaatcaaattaaaagtGGACTCATGTGGTGTAATTAACAAGAATATTgttttcttaaataaataaaataaatgtcgaTCAGCCTCAGCCCCTCAAAGCGgtaagaatttaaatttgatgcacagctgcagcagagTATTTCGTTTGAGACTTCCAATTAAGTACAGTTGTGCTTCCCCAGCTGCtgctatcgataacaatcgaaATGGCAATTCAGTGGAAAGTATGGCGCATGACATTCCGTATGCTGATTGCAATTAGAATAATCACACAACGCTGCTGGCAGCAGGTGAATTCGCCTCGCCTCGCCGCGCCACATGAGCGTGACTCGCGGTGAATACAGGCTTTCAAAATGGCGACCCCCGCAAGTGAGTCATGTTCTGGCGCACGCTTATCAGAACTATATaattaagcacacacacacacacaaacacgaccagacgcacacacacacacacacacatgcatagacGCTAATTAACGCACACGAGCGGTAACTCACCTGGCCGAAGTGTAGGCATTGCTGGATTTAGATACCTCATGCTGTAGGGCCGCCTGCTTGTCCCTGGCCTCATCGAGTTCACGCTGCAGCTGAACGCTCTCCTGCGTGTGCAGCTCCTCGATCTCGACGAGATGGGCCCGCAGACGCTCCAAATCCCGTTGAACACTCGCCTGTTGCTCCTGGGCATcggcctgttgctgttgcagcaggcGCTGATTGGTTTGCTCGGTGAGCAGATTTGTGGTTAATATGTCGGACTTCTCCTTCAAGAAGCTGATCTGATCGCAAAGTTTCTCGCGCTCCTTGATTAGCTCAAGCAGCTTCTGCTCCTGCGGCTGCAGTCGCTGTATTTCCGCATAGTATTGTGTATTCTCCATATGCTTCTGCTGCAAGCCCCTTATCAGTTCCTGTTTCTCGCCGTTCAACGTATCGAGGCTCTGCTGTAGTTGGGCGCTATTCTCCTTCAGCTGCGCCAGCTCTTGCTCCTTCGCCTGAAGCTGCGCAGTCAGCTGCTCTATGTCTGTGCTGCTGCCTGCGGATGTGTCCTGCAGTTCCTTGATTGTCGAATGAAGCTCGGCCAGCTGCTGCCTGAGCTGTTCGCACTCCTGTGCATTTGCCAGCAGCCGGTCGCGCTCCTCGCTCAATTGCtttagctgctgctccatGGACGCCAACTCATCACGCATTTGACTCTCCTTGTCGCCTGCCTTTTCATGGGCGTAGAGTGCCTGCAGCTTGTCCAGCTGTGTCTGCAACTGCTCGGTAGCTTCTCCGCTgctcagcagcagcgccgTCTTCTTCTCGAGCTCTGCTCGCAGCCATGTCGAGTCCGTTAGCTGCCGCTGCAGATCCTCCATCTCCAATTTAAGCTGCTTGCCACAATTTTTGCTCTCGAACAATTCCAGCCGACTGCATTGCAATTGGTCGCGCAGCTCCTCCAAATCCTGTTCCCTGGCCTCCAGCTTCTTTTTGAGTAGCTCGCTTTCGCTGCACTGTTCGGTCATTTGTTTCAGCTCCCGCAGCTGCGCCTCGACCAGCTTCAGCTGTGCCTCCAGCTGCTCACATTTCTCGGTGCTCTcgtgcagttgctgctgcttggcattCAGCTGGGCCTGGAGCGCCGCTTCTTTCTCTTCGAACTGCAAATTGAGCTGCTGTTCCTTGGCCCGCAATTCCTGTTCGAGCTGCTCCAGTTGTGCACTCATTTCCGCCTCTCGCTCCAATTGAGAGCCGTCTTGCGGAATGGATTTAATTTGATCCAGACGAGCTGAGAGCTGCTCTATTTCCTGCTGCTTGTCCGCCAGCTCTTTGGATTGCTGTGCTACGTGCGCTTTCAATTCCGCCAGCTGGTCCTGATTGCCGCCTTCGAGCTGTGCGATCTCTAGTTTGTGCTCCTcctggagctgcagcagcgattGCAGTTCTTCTAGCTGCGATTCGAGCTGCGCAATTGTCTCCTCGTGATGCTCCTCGATGGTCTCCAGCTTGTTGCGCTTTAGCTTGTCCAGCTCGTTGAGCAGCGTCTCATTGTTTTTCATTAGCTCGTCGCACTGGAGCACGTACTGCGAGATGTCCGCCTCGAGCGTCTTCTTGTCGTGCTCAACCATTAGCAGCTGCTTGCGCAGATCCGACAGCTGCCTCTCGGTGCCAGTCACACTCTTCAAGCGCTCGTTAATTATCTGATATGTGCGAGTCAGGGCCTGGTCCGATTTGTCAGCCACCAGGGATTCGAGGATTGAGAATAGGTGCCGCGAGCTGTCAACTTCATCCGGTTCCATGTCTAGATCGGTAATCTCCTCCTTTTCCTCGGCAATGGCCTGACGGAACTTGGCCTGGGCAATGTTCGCGTCTAGCTCCTGGCGCAGCCGACGATTCTCGGCACGCAACGagcccagctgctgctcgagaTCATTGGCGTGTGTCTCCTGATCAGCCTCAGCGTTCAGTTTGAGCTCCTGATTTTGGAGCATCAGCTGTTGCAGCTTGCGCTGCagttccagctgcagctgctccttcTCGCTCTCGCTTATGCGCAGACGCGTCTCCAGCTCCGACACCTGCTCGAGTCGCACACTGTCCGCCAGCTGACGCTCCAGGTCGGCATCCTGAAGCTTGGCATTGGCAGCACTTAGCTCGCCGATGCGAGACTCCAGGGCGACGAGCTTGTTGCGCAGCTGCTCCTTGGTTGGCGGCATGGTGGCAGCCGCATCCGCATCGGCATCCGCATCGGCATCCGCATCTGGATCTGGATCCGAGCTGGAACCGGTTGCATCAGTATTGCGCACGACTATAAACTCATCCTCGCTGTGCTTTCCGCCCGTCGATGAGCTGTTCGAAGACTCCGAAGTTTTCTTTTCCTTCGCCTGTTTGACAACCTCATCCAACTCAAGTTGCAGCTTCTCGCGCTCGGCATCAACCTGACGCACACGCTCGATCAGTTCGCCATTGTCATTGGCCCGCTtgtccagcagctgctgcatctcGCCCAGCTCGAGCTGGCAGCGCTTCAGCTCCTCAGACTGTTGCTCGacgcgctgctgcagctgctcctggGCAATCGTCACGGCCtgatgccgctgctgctcATCGGCCAGCTGTGCCTTCAGGCGCGCCATTTCCAGCTCGTGGGCCACGAGGCGTTCGGCCTGTAGCTCCTTCAGCTCCGTCAGCTGTGACTGCAGCTCTGCCTTCTGGCTCAGCACATTCTGCATCGCCACCTCATGCTGCGCGTCAAGCATTTCCAGCGAGTTGCGCAGCTCACCATTATATTGCTCCAGATCCGCAATAATCTTGTTCAGCCCAGACACATCTGGTGTGTCGACCAGCGCCACGTCCACCATTCCAGTTTGCGATGAGCCTTTGCTATCCGCCGCTGTTGCGGCTGTAGCAGCTGTGGCGGGCTCCCAGCACCAGCTGTCTTCCACATTTCGAGCTTCGCCTGAGTTCTGCGAGAGCACATAGATAAATACACAGGAAACTGATTAGTTtaccaaatatttaatatactcTCAGGCCACCAAGAAATACTTATTTACCATATTCAATATACGTTTAGTTGAAAGACAAGAAAAATTTGCAATTCGAGCGGATTCGCTTGAAATCGGAACCAATCGATtgctctttttcttttctgacACTATTTTTACAAAGCCCGACAAACAGAATATCTAACATAAAACTCAAAGCAACTTGGTTTTGgtaacttaataaataaatacaattttttttttgagtgtatttaaaataaaaagccacAAATTacctttaaaatataattaactaAGCACAAATGGAACTAATGTTCATTTTGCAATAAAACAATTCTAATTCCTTTCGAATAACTTACATTTTAAATGGACGAGAAGGACAAGTAGCCTTTCTATGCGAGTCTCACTTATATACTAAATTTCTAAATTTTCGAAATTAGTACCAAGCTGATAAGTTTCTGACTTGCTTTCATTTTCACTTACTTTCTCCCTCTTAAACGATTAATCCTCATTTCTGTCgatctctctgtctctctctctctctctatcgtTTAGTTCCGTcatccctttctctctctctctccatctctctgATACTCTTGTTTATTTTCGCCTTTTCCTCTTTTCCCTTATATATctcaatatattatattttcttccTTCCTCTGTACTTCAAATTCCTATAGCACTCTCTTACTCACACTTACTCTCACTCACCAActaaaaatggcataaaaaaccttgcttgaattcatgagaatcgcctAGAGAGGTGCTGTGTCAGTCAACGTGTAACTGATCTGCACATAAAACCGTTCAGGACGACAAGCTGTGTATAccgtatacatatatgtacatatagttAGCCCTGTCTGTTTCTACGGCATCTGGACTTGTCTGAAAGATATTAGTCTATCAAATATTAACCGATCTCTGTGTAACTCATAACCCTACCCATAGATACCCATTGGAGCACTTGGCGCCACGCATGCGCCTCGCCCCCTCCCCCCACACCACGCCGCGCCGAGCACATTGTGTCAGGTGCTGCGGGCGGAGCGCGTGAGACATGCGAGCGTTAATGAGTTTATGAAAGAGTCTGAGAATCGTGAGTCGCGAGCAGAGCCAAGCCAAAAAAGATGGCTGCCACACAGCGATAAGCAATGGGGGGTGGGGGGGTGTTGTGTTCTGACGATAAAAGCCCATGACGATGATGACTGGTTGGTTGGGCGCCCCGGCAAAATGGCTGCTCGTAAACGGggaaaacttaattaaaattagcACAAAATGTGCCACGAAACATGCTTGCGAAATGCTCAAATGTGACAGACAGGGCGCATGAGGCGTGGCACACGATAATCAGCATGGCATATGTGGCTTGAATGTCTCTAGTTATATTTGCATCATAGTACATACAGTGAAGGAATTAGGTTGGGAGTGCACGACTGGAAGATACTTTAAGCCCAGCATACGATGTGCTTGTTCCCCTTGTTCAAGGGAAATGCATTCTTGATCAACTTCGGTGTtcatagtccgatctttatcGGATCTGAAATATGGCGCGCAAAAAGGGTGTATACTAAAGTgcgtttgcatttaattttgagGCAATGTGGAGGAAATATTCAACGTAAAATTAccacatttcaaatttgtaaaaaaaccTTACTACTCTCTTTGTCCGTTTTTAATAGGCTCAGCGTAAAAATAAGACACTTGTGCAAACTTCAAACTGGGTTATCCACAGGCAGAGCTCGCATGGCTGTCATGTAaccaaatgtgtgtgtgtgtgtgtgtgtgtgtgtgtgtgtgtgtgtgtgtgtgcgtgtgtgtgtctgggtgTGAAAACACTTGTGtttcataaacaaatattagtCAAATTATTCATTTGGTTGAGTGTCTCACTGTCTGGCTGACTAGCGTTATCTCGTTCACTCTCACACAccctcttgctcttgctctatctctttctctttctgtctctgtctccctCCATAGAGCAGATTATGGGCAACAGACAATCGATCAGTTTGTGCGTCAGTTGGTTGGACATACCCAAAACTATGTGATATGATAAAccatagatacatatacatatgtatctatgcGGAGCCGGTCAGGCCATAAACCCATAGATAACCATACTTATACATAGATATGACACATaggtacacacatatatatatatatatggttgTTATATGGCACACACAGCCGAAATGCAAACACAGCAATACCCtctaataacaacaataaacgagagcaacaacgacaagagcaaacaaataaagaagaagcagaccGAATACCATTGCGACAGATAAgataaatgaaagaaaaaaggaAGAGAGATACAGCAAAATATGTATGGTAACTGCTAGAAGCTACCAAATTCAATGGGTTGGAGCACAGTTAGGGGCGTGTAGGGAGCTCCCTGGGAGTGGGCAAGGCTGATCGCACCCTGGAGAACCGGAAGTGAACCGAAAATCTAGAGAACAAAAGCAGCCGCTGCTTAGCCCGAAAAGCACCCAAACACAAGccacaaaatatttgccaacaACGTGTAATCCAAGCaatacaagaagaagaacacgACAAATAAAACGAAACCTCTTGAAAAAGTGCAGAAACAGCTAAAATTAAAGAGTGACAATATGCTTCGGTGAGGGAAAACTGACCGAAAACTTTAGagaagaaatttaatataatatacatacatcatataataaataaatatatatatataaaagaagaCCCTGCTCAAGACTCTAGATACAATCCTAAATGTGCATGAACCAGATCTGAAAAGATCCCATGAAATATTTTTCGTATGTTCACACAAGGACATAAAAGTTGTTGTACAATAATCCATTTGATAACCATGTATATAAAACTGGCTAGCATTTGATACccagtaaaaataatatttaataaaactaaACACAATTTATCCAAAGCATTCGGAGGCACAGGAGGCATTAAAAGGCACATCAGAATGCACTACAAAAGTATAGGGAATGCCCCTAATTATAAGTTTAGCAAATATCCTCATTCCAAAATAGTGAagaatttgtaaaataaataaataataaataaatagaaaataattaaatttgttgttgctgtaaaattaaaagtaaaattacTTGAAAATAATTAGAAATTTGTCAGAGCTTTGGGGAGGTGTCCGACCGATCGCGTTGCTTccaaatgaacatttttatcaAGTATAAGCACTTCCAATTTTAGATATGAGTTCAACAACGTTCATACAAAttcaatagaaataaaaataaaacacaaaattcttaTCAATATTGTTGGTAAAAAAACAATACGAAagacataaaataaaagcacatGGAATTTTTCAGAGCCAACCATGAGTCAAAACTGGGTGAGACAATTGCACAAAAACGATCAACTAAGTGAATCAACCAAAAAAATACACTCAAGAATTCCAAATCAtaatgcaataataaataGCTTTAAGAATAATTAAGTTTGTGTGAAACCAACTGAGTTAGACCAATTCTGATTGGATTAGCTGGGTTAACGTCTTCACGTGGCCACTgcccattgccattgccattgctgtGGCTTATCTTATCGCCGAGCCATAACCGTGCCCATATAGTATGTTACATGCTTATACACTCACAGCCGGGGTGTGTACGACGTGCCCGACAGGTCCGTGGCATACCGAAGGGTTTCCAATTGGGGCAAACGCCATATCCAATTtgattgtttataaataacataacTCCAGATGCCGACGCACTCAATTATTTGCATCCATTGGGTGGGGACAGCAGGCGAGAGGGAGGCCAggggctggctggctggcataAACAGCAACGAGACCCCGGGGAGTCACAAACTTTACGCGGAAACCGAGTGTCTGAGCGATTTCTAGTTTGGCTTCGATTCGCATTCGACTTTGGGTTTCTGGTTGCGGCAGCGTCTGCGTTTTGTTGGTATTTGGTTCCATTCGCCCGAAACAAAACCCAAATTCGATTGCATATTGCAAACAATACGAGAAATTTGCACATGCAAcaagtggcaacaacaatattcaTCGAATATCCTTCATTCGAATCGTACTAGTTTAGTTTATTCGATTGAAATTATTGGATCTTATCTCAAGGCTCCAGACACCATAATGGCTAAATaactatattctatattagtTAAGTATTGTCTTTAGCATTATGGGAACAAAGCTCTGGATAGTTTCTGCCTGTTGCAAGACCTTGGGGTATCTGGAAATCTGCtgatttgtataaaatatttaaaaatgggGCCCTTCTACAGACAGGAGAGGTTTATGTATTTTGCCTCTGCAAAATGG
This window of the Drosophila virilis strain 15010-1051.87 chromosome X, Dvir_AGI_RSII-ME, whole genome shotgun sequence genome carries:
- the Gmap gene encoding thyroid receptor-interacting protein 11 isoform X2, yielding MVDVALVDTPDVSGLNKIIADLEQYNGELRNSLEMLDAQHEVAMQNVLSQKAELQSQLTELKELQAERLVAHELEMARLKAQLADEQQRHQAVTIAQEQLQQRVEQQSEELKRCQLELGEMQQLLDKRANDNGELIERVRQVDAEREKLQLELDEVVKQAKEKKTSESSNSSSTGGKHSEDEFIVVRNTDATGSSSDPDPDADADADADADAAATMPPTKEQLRNKLVALESRIGELSAANAKLQDADLERQLADSVRLEQVSELETRLRISESEKEQLQLELQRKLQQLMLQNQELKLNAEADQETHANDLEQQLGSLRAENRRLRQELDANIAQAKFRQAIAEEKEEITDLDMEPDEVDSSRHLFSILESLVADKSDQALTRTYQIINERLKSVTGTERQLSDLRKQLLMVEHDKKTLEADISQYVLQCDELMKNNETLLNELDKLKRNKLETIEEHHEETIAQLESQLEELQSLLQLQEEHKLEIAQLEGGNQDQLAELKAHVAQQSKELADKQQEIEQLSARLDQIKSIPQDGSQLEREAEMSAQLEQLEQELRAKEQQLNLQFEEKEAALQAQLNAKQQQLHESTEKCEQLEAQLKLVEAQLRELKQMTEQCSESELLKKKLEAREQDLEELRDQLQCSRLELFESKNCGKQLKLEMEDLQRQLTDSTWLRAELEKKTALLLSSGEATEQLQTQLDKLQALYAHEKAGDKESQMRDELASMEQQLKQLSEERDRLLANAQECEQLRQQLAELHSTIKELQDTSAGSSTDIEQLTAQLQAKEQELAQLKENSAQLQQSLDTLNGEKQELIRGLQQKHMENTQYYAEIQRLQPQEQKLLELIKEREKLCDQISFLKEKSDILTTNLLTEQTNQRLLQQQQADAQEQQASVQRDLERLRAHLVEIEELHTQESVQLQRELDEARDKQAALQHEVSKSSNAYTSASIRANQQAETLQAQHVLLLQQRDELLAKLGQHEDREQRQQAALTNLQCALEQFQNDKEHDIATATQRMRREMQAQLEQQAQLQSEINGLQQQLADANQGLRAASRLSDQLEAGQQTIAVLRDEVDSLKEANLKLEQSLSSSESSQTDKIDKSLIKSLLIGYVVSGHAGDKQQVLRMISTLLDFNDQEANKVGLNKPQSSWLGSILGGGGGGSSSTSAGNENLLQAFVQFLEQESQPQSTAQSRPNLLSLAKQTEATSAASSATGAGGDATTVAASAAAPSTAAATSAAATTATSGEQSMHATPPSPAMPPMQSLHMSGNEFAPTRNSSSILKDILSDT
- the Gmap gene encoding thyroid receptor-interacting protein 11 isoform X1; amino-acid sequence: MSWLNNSLNTIKGQLTNLAQEVLADTAGPGDDEYRGPELDTKTAVELLTETQTLKEQLENACELKDQEIAALRKQVATLKTQKLSEGGGDADGDTKSLNSGEARNVEDSWCWEPATAATAATAADSKGSSQTGMVDVALVDTPDVSGLNKIIADLEQYNGELRNSLEMLDAQHEVAMQNVLSQKAELQSQLTELKELQAERLVAHELEMARLKAQLADEQQRHQAVTIAQEQLQQRVEQQSEELKRCQLELGEMQQLLDKRANDNGELIERVRQVDAEREKLQLELDEVVKQAKEKKTSESSNSSSTGGKHSEDEFIVVRNTDATGSSSDPDPDADADADADADAAATMPPTKEQLRNKLVALESRIGELSAANAKLQDADLERQLADSVRLEQVSELETRLRISESEKEQLQLELQRKLQQLMLQNQELKLNAEADQETHANDLEQQLGSLRAENRRLRQELDANIAQAKFRQAIAEEKEEITDLDMEPDEVDSSRHLFSILESLVADKSDQALTRTYQIINERLKSVTGTERQLSDLRKQLLMVEHDKKTLEADISQYVLQCDELMKNNETLLNELDKLKRNKLETIEEHHEETIAQLESQLEELQSLLQLQEEHKLEIAQLEGGNQDQLAELKAHVAQQSKELADKQQEIEQLSARLDQIKSIPQDGSQLEREAEMSAQLEQLEQELRAKEQQLNLQFEEKEAALQAQLNAKQQQLHESTEKCEQLEAQLKLVEAQLRELKQMTEQCSESELLKKKLEAREQDLEELRDQLQCSRLELFESKNCGKQLKLEMEDLQRQLTDSTWLRAELEKKTALLLSSGEATEQLQTQLDKLQALYAHEKAGDKESQMRDELASMEQQLKQLSEERDRLLANAQECEQLRQQLAELHSTIKELQDTSAGSSTDIEQLTAQLQAKEQELAQLKENSAQLQQSLDTLNGEKQELIRGLQQKHMENTQYYAEIQRLQPQEQKLLELIKEREKLCDQISFLKEKSDILTTNLLTEQTNQRLLQQQQADAQEQQASVQRDLERLRAHLVEIEELHTQESVQLQRELDEARDKQAALQHEVSKSSNAYTSASIRANQQAETLQAQHVLLLQQRDELLAKLGQHEDREQRQQAALTNLQCALEQFQNDKEHDIATATQRMRREMQAQLEQQAQLQSEINGLQQQLADANQGLRAASRLSDQLEAGQQTIAVLRDEVDSLKEANLKLEQSLSSSESSQTDKIDKSLIKSLLIGYVVSGHAGDKQQVLRMISTLLDFNDQEANKVGLNKPQSSWLGSILGGGGGGSSSTSAGNENLLQAFVQFLEQESQPQSTAQSRPNLLSLAKQTEATSAASSATGAGGDATTVAASAAAPSTAAATSAAATTATSGEQSMHATPPSPAMPPMQSLHMSGNEFAPTRNSSSILKDILSDT